The genomic DNA TGGGCTGACGCGCAGCACCTTGCCGGCCAATGGCCCCAGCAGATGGATGGCCAATCCGGCATCGTCGCCGCGATAGCAGGCTTCGACCGCGGCAACTGCCACCTGCGCGGCCGAATACTGCCCGACCGTGGCGCATTCAACGCCCCACACCACACCTTCGCCACGCACGTTGGCCACGCACGGCAGTTCGCACAGCCGTGACAGCCCCTCTTCGATCACCGCCGACAGTTCTTGCGCATGACCGATGATGTCGCGGCCTTCGAACTCGTCGAGTGTAGCCAGCACCGCGGCACTCGACAGTGGATTCGCGCTCCAGGTATCGGAACCTTCGCCGTAATGCATCGCCGCGAACAAGTCGGCACGCCCTACCGCGGCGCTCACCGGCACGCCATTTCCTAGCCCTTTGCCCAGCACCACCAGATCCGGCTCGACGCCATACTCGGTAAACGCGAACAGCGATCCAGTGCGGCCGAAATTGGCCTGCACCTCATCCAGAATGAAGATAATGTCGTTGTCGCGGCAGAAGCGCTCGAGCAACTGCAGATATTCCTTCTGCGGATGATACGAACCGCCTCCGCCGAGATATGGCTCGGTAATCAAGCACGCGATCCGCTCGCCGAATTCCTTCCGGCACGCCACCAGGTCCGCAATATACGGCGCCAGACCGAGCGGCTGTCGGCGCCGCTCGATGTTTTCGCACTCTTCGCGCGGGAAGCCGATGAAGCGCACGCGTGGATCGCGCTCGGGATCGGTCTCGCAGCCTGTCACGGCGCCGGCCAATCCTTTCTTGCCATGAAACCCATGCCGCGTGGCCAGGATAATGTCGCTGCCAGGCCGGCGATCGAGCGCGGTCCACAACGCCTTTTGAATCGCCTCGCTGCCGCTGGCCGCCCACATCACTTGTTCGCAGCGCCCACCACCAGGCTGGCTTTGCAACAGTGCAATCAGCCGTTCACTGGCACGGGTATCAAGTTCTGTGATGGCGTTGTATGCCGTCAGCGGAACAGCCGGAAAAAACTCGCCCGACTGTTTGAAGTCCCACATGCCCAAGTATTCGATAACGCGTCGCCACCAGCCGGCCGGATTGTGGCCGAGATTCGCCACCAGCACGCCCGAGCTGAAGTCGGCCAGCATCCGCCCCTCGGGCGTCCAGTGATACGATCCGGCACTGCGCTCGATGACGGTCAACGTCGGCGTATAAGTTCGCAGTGCCACCGGCTCGACCGCCGCGGCACGGCGCCGCACCGAGTTCGATTGCTCTTCACCGCGATGTTCGATCACTCCAGCCAGCGCGGATTCAAAAGATTGGGCCATAGATGTCACTCTCGTCTTACGAACAATCGCGAATAAAGAACCACCGCGAATAAAGTTGTCTCGTTTACCCCTCTCCCCCGCGGGGGGAGAGGGTAGGGTGAGGGGGCAGTGCTCAGCCTTAGCCACAAACAAAATGCTGCCACGCGCCGCTAATTCACGCGCCCCTCATACAGCACCTCGAGCTCGCTTTTTCCAGGTCGCAAGAGCACCAGCCCGCCCTGCGGATGATCGACCTCGACCACGCAATTCGGTTCGCCGGCGGCATGTCGGGCGAGAATCGCCTCCATGCCCTGCACCGCGGCCACGGTTTGTCGATCAGCAGACAGGTCATTGTACGCCAACGTTCGCGCGGCTTGCAGTCGCTCGTCGCGTGCCTCAGCCGGCCCGGCGAACTCGACCGTCGCCACTTCGCGCACAAAGCGTTCCAGCACTTCGATGCCGTAACCGCGCTGCGACCGCTCTTGCCACGGTTCGAGGAACGTTCCGTTGTAATGGTTGTTCATCGTGATCTTGCGCGCGAGCGGCGTCCGACCTTCAACGGTGCATTCCACGCCACGCTTACGGCTATGCGCGTTCCACACGCCATTGTCGAAGCGGAATTGCACTTCCTGTTCGACATAGCCCGGAAAGTTATCTGGCGTAACCCAACTGGTATGGATATCGAACGCCGCTTCGCGACCATCGTCGTAGGTGTAGATCAACCGCAACTGCGTCGAGTCCCACGTCGGACCGTCGGCCGGCCCGACCAGCCCGCGTTGCCCCGTGCAGGCAATGCTCTTCAATCGTCCACCGAAGGTGAAATCGATCAACTTGATGTAATGCACGGCCACATACGTGCCCGGGTTGCGCCCGCTAATCCACTCGGTGAACTGTCCGCCCGAGATGCTCTTCGGTTCCAGCAACGTGCAATAGCCGTTGTTCACGTGCTGTAACTCGCCATCCGCGACTAAAGTGCGCAGCTTCTTATGATCGGGGTCGAGTAGCTTGTGATACACCACCTTCGCCAGCACCTGATGCTCAATCGCCAGACGCTCAAGCTCGTCGAGCTCGGCCAGCGTCAGCACCGAGGGCTTCTCGACGAGCACGTGCTTGCCGGCCGAAAGCGCCGCCTTAACTGCCGCGAAGTGACGATCATCGGGCGTGGCAACGCAGACCACGTCGACGTCCGCAGCCAGCAACTGGCCGATCGAGTTAGGTTCTTTGAAACTTGCAAAGCTGCCCAGCGAGTTGCCAGCCGATTTCGCCAGTGCCGCCGCGCGGCTCCCCGTGCGGCTGGCCACCGCCGCTAAGCGGACGTCACATACGCCGAACGCTGGGTCGTACAGCCCGGCCCGTGCCGCGGACTCGAAAAACGGCCGATAAGTCTCGTCGAAAATCATTCCCAGCCCGACCATGCCGACGCGCAGTTCGTGACGAGGAATCGGAGCGGTGGGGCGCGGCGTCATGAGAAAGGTGGCGAACGGTTAAGGGCGGGAGCGTTGATCGTTAATTCATCACGATATCAAGCCCTTCTTGCGATTGCACCCCCACGGCAACACAAGACCGTCCGGCAAGACCGAAAGCCTTGTGTAAAGGGCCCGTTCGCAGCACAATGGCCGCTTTCCTCTCGCGCACGCACTCGCGCCTCGCTTTACGGCAGGCGCCGCCCTGGAAGCACGACCATGAGCAATCAAGACGGGCCCCGCGTCATCCTAAGCGCTTTCGCTGACGAAGCGGCCAATCAAAAGACAGCCGTCCAGCAGTTTTCGGCGCTCGCCGCATTGGGGCTGCAATATTACAGCATCCGCTTCATCGACGCCGGCAGCGGCATCAAGAACGTCATGAAGCTAACGCTCAAAGAGATTCAACAGATTCGTCATCTCGAAGACGAATACGGGCTGAACGTGGCGTCGCTCGGCTCTCCGATCGGCAAGGTCAAGCTGCTCGACGAGGAAGACGGTACGAAGAACGCATACGTGCCGTTCAAGAAGTACCTCGAGAAGGACGTCAAGAAAGCGTGCGAGCTGGCACACGCCTTCGAAACGAAGCTGATCCGCGGCTTCTCGTTTTATCCTCCCAAGGGTTCGGACCCCAAAAAGCATCTTCCGCAAGCCATCGATCAACTCGGCCAGATCGCCGAAACGTGCCACCGCTCGGACCTGACTTTCGGACTCGAAATCGAGGCGAACCTGGTCGGTCAAACCGGACAACTCATGGCCGAGATTCACCGCAAGGTGAATCACCCAGCAATGATGCTGATCTTCGACGCCGCGAATATCCTCTGCCAGGGATACACGACCATCGACACCTACGAACAATACCTGGCAATGAAGCCGGCCATCGGCTGGATGCACATCAAAGATTATCGCCACCCGCGCACTCCGTCGCGGCAGGGACATGTCGATGAAGATGCGCTTAAGAATTTCGTTCCCGTCGAACAGGGACAGGGGACGCATGAGCTGATCTTGCGTGATTTCCGCGACTCGCTCCCCAAGCTCACGCAGCAACTTCGTCGCCGCGGCATTCCAGGTGTGTTCCTCGACATGGAACCGCACATCAAAGGGGGCGGCCAATTCGGCGGCTTCAGTGGGCCGGACGGCATGGGTGTGGCATTGCGCAGCCTGTGCCGCACGCTCGATTTCGCCAAGATCGACTACCACATTCGCGATTTCGACGACATCCGCGCCGCACGCGGGTTTTAAGAGCAATCGCCTGCGAGACTGTGCGCGGCATCCTCTCAGACATTGCCTGCACGTTGCTTACCGCAACGTCGTCGGCTGGAACTCGCCGGCAAAGCCGACGAGTTGTAATTTGCTCCGGCGTGCCAGCCGTCCATCGGCATTGAACTCTTCCGATTCGTGCGAGACGACGCCCCCCGGCACTTCAAGGCTGGACAGCAGCGTGGTGCGGATGATCCCGCCAGGGTGCGTATGCACGACGCGCAGCTCGGCCGCCTGGCGATGCCGGCGCAACAGTCGAATCGCGCGCGACAGAGCAACGACCTCGACTTGCGTCTGACTGACGATTTCATCATTATCTCGATCGTAGGTAGTAGATTCGCGCCGCAGGACATAGGGCGAGACGCGTTCCGAGAGCCAGGTCTTGGTCACGATTCGTCCGCCGGCCGTGGTCGTTTCGGCCTGTTCGACATGACACGGAATGCGCTTGCCCGAGATCGTTACCGAATCCTCGCCCAGGTCCGTCACCGTGGTTTCGCGCTCGGGCGTCTCACCGTGCCACCCTTGCAGCATGACCTGCGGCTCGGACTGCACCTGCTTGCCGGCCAGGTCGACCGTGGCCTCGACCTTCAGAGTTACTCCGTTGTCGTCAACGCCCGAAAGGGTTGTCCGCGTCCGTGCAACGCTGGTGTTGATCAACTTTCCGTCAGCGTCGAACGTTTCGGTAATCAGGCTCACCTTTTTCCAGCTTCCGGGACGAAAGCGCGCCCAGGGATGACTCTTCCGGGCCGGCGGCGCGTCGAGATCGACATCTTGCGCGCAGCAAACCACGGCGACGGTCAGGCCGCTGACGATCACTGCAAAAAAACTGGCCCGCACTGACCCTGTCACACTCTGCTCCCGCATCCGTCGCGACGACGCCCGCTGCCCTGCGCGGTCGTAAAAAACAGTCGCTAGAAAAACATGCGCACCACGGATTCGGCGACACAAACCGGCTTGTCTTCCCCTTTGACCTCGAACACGCTTCGCGTGACGACCTGCACCCCCGGCCCCATCACTTTCAATTCCAGCAACTCGCACGACATTCGCACCCGTGACCCCACCTTAACCGGGCTCGGAAAGCGCACCCGGTTC from Pirellulales bacterium includes the following:
- a CDS encoding aminotransferase class III-fold pyridoxal phosphate-dependent enzyme translates to MAQSFESALAGVIEHRGEEQSNSVRRRAAAVEPVALRTYTPTLTVIERSAGSYHWTPEGRMLADFSSGVLVANLGHNPAGWWRRVIEYLGMWDFKQSGEFFPAVPLTAYNAITELDTRASERLIALLQSQPGGGRCEQVMWAASGSEAIQKALWTALDRRPGSDIILATRHGFHGKKGLAGAVTGCETDPERDPRVRFIGFPREECENIERRRQPLGLAPYIADLVACRKEFGERIACLITEPYLGGGGSYHPQKEYLQLLERFCRDNDIIFILDEVQANFGRTGSLFAFTEYGVEPDLVVLGKGLGNGVPVSAAVGRADLFAAMHYGEGSDTWSANPLSSAAVLATLDEFEGRDIIGHAQELSAVIEEGLSRLCELPCVANVRGEGVVWGVECATVGQYSAAQVAVAAVEACYRGDDAGLAIHLLGPLAGKVLRVSPPLVMPLDEARTYFHAMYSIFAALAGRLQSR
- a CDS encoding TIM barrel protein → MSNQDGPRVILSAFADEAANQKTAVQQFSALAALGLQYYSIRFIDAGSGIKNVMKLTLKEIQQIRHLEDEYGLNVASLGSPIGKVKLLDEEDGTKNAYVPFKKYLEKDVKKACELAHAFETKLIRGFSFYPPKGSDPKKHLPQAIDQLGQIAETCHRSDLTFGLEIEANLVGQTGQLMAEIHRKVNHPAMMLIFDAANILCQGYTTIDTYEQYLAMKPAIGWMHIKDYRHPRTPSRQGHVDEDALKNFVPVEQGQGTHELILRDFRDSLPKLTQQLRRRGIPGVFLDMEPHIKGGGQFGGFSGPDGMGVALRSLCRTLDFAKIDYHIRDFDDIRAARGF
- a CDS encoding Gfo/Idh/MocA family oxidoreductase produces the protein MTPRPTAPIPRHELRVGMVGLGMIFDETYRPFFESAARAGLYDPAFGVCDVRLAAVASRTGSRAAALAKSAGNSLGSFASFKEPNSIGQLLAADVDVVCVATPDDRHFAAVKAALSAGKHVLVEKPSVLTLAELDELERLAIEHQVLAKVVYHKLLDPDHKKLRTLVADGELQHVNNGYCTLLEPKSISGGQFTEWISGRNPGTYVAVHYIKLIDFTFGGRLKSIACTGQRGLVGPADGPTWDSTQLRLIYTYDDGREAAFDIHTSWVTPDNFPGYVEQEVQFRFDNGVWNAHSRKRGVECTVEGRTPLARKITMNNHYNGTFLEPWQERSQRGYGIEVLERFVREVATVEFAGPAEARDERLQAARTLAYNDLSADRQTVAAVQGMEAILARHAAGEPNCVVEVDHPQGGLVLLRPGKSELEVLYEGRVN